The proteins below come from a single Sporolituus thermophilus DSM 23256 genomic window:
- a CDS encoding response regulator, translating to MDPLKVLIVDDDPMVAEINKSFTEAVAGFTVVGVAKNGREALELCAARKPDLVILDIYMPETDGLEVLASLRQGSAPVDVIMITAANDSATISKVLRCGIAGYIIKPFKFERYRAVLEAYRDFRYKAAVQPSLSQADLDAILAVKLGHDPKDIPKNFHVNTFNAIIDYLSRQTVPRSAEEVAQGTGVSRVTARRYLEYLVTQGQLQMVLEYLSVGRPLHRFKLKTRDGL from the coding sequence ATGGACCCGCTCAAAGTGTTGATTGTCGATGATGACCCCATGGTCGCCGAGATCAATAAGAGTTTTACCGAGGCGGTCGCGGGGTTCACGGTTGTAGGCGTGGCCAAGAACGGCCGGGAGGCGCTGGAGCTGTGCGCCGCCAGGAAGCCCGATCTGGTTATTTTGGATATTTACATGCCAGAGACGGACGGGCTGGAAGTGCTCGCCAGCCTGCGCCAGGGCAGCGCCCCGGTAGACGTCATCATGATTACGGCGGCCAATGACAGCGCCACCATCAGCAAAGTGCTCAGATGCGGCATCGCCGGTTATATCATCAAGCCCTTCAAGTTTGAACGCTACCGGGCCGTGCTGGAAGCTTACCGCGATTTCCGCTACAAGGCGGCGGTGCAGCCCAGCCTCTCGCAGGCTGACCTGGATGCCATCCTGGCCGTCAAGCTGGGCCATGATCCCAAGGATATACCCAAGAACTTCCATGTCAATACCTTTAACGCGATTATCGATTACCTCAGTCGCCAGACCGTTCCCCGGTCGGCGGAGGAGGTGGCCCAGGGCACCGGCGTGTCCCGCGTTACCGCCCGCCGCTACCTGGAATACCTTGTTACCCAGGGCCAGCTCCAGATGGTGCTGGAATACCTTTCCGTGGGACGGCCGCTCCACCGGTTCAAGCTAAAGACACGGGACGGTTTATGA
- a CDS encoding ATP-binding protein: MFKLPKRMPLQLKIMLLTISVVFLTLLTAGILVIKNVAEDEQADISKRALDIGRMVATVPAVQRAILSDNPSAVLQPFAERWRVATGAAFIVIANMDQIRLSHPITANVGTPMADLYREPVLHGQEYVYVGKGSLAPSLRANVPIYAPDDPARQIGFVSVGFYLDDLNKTIAAGTKQVLYALLIALAFSVGGAVYVARDVKKAIFGLEPHEIAALLRERTATLEAIREGVVAVDKQGCIRMLNSEAAKLLGLRPDEAVGRPIDAVLPENRLGQVIQTGQAVYDQEQRVGDIIIFANSVPIVVDGEVTGVVISFRDRTEVYRLAEEITGVHRFVEVMRAQAHEYKNKLHAIGGLVQLGRYEQAVDFITENSSPHQGLFDQLRGTVKETVTFALLLGKSSRARELGAELTVTPDSALTALPRHFSGGDMVLVLGNLIENALEAVRAAPVRQVTVRLSETAEGLTIAVRNSGPWIDDALGSRIYQRGVTTKGSGRGYGLALVAEKVKVSGGSVSHRNLPEGGVEFTVFIPNR, encoded by the coding sequence TTGTTCAAGTTGCCAAAACGCATGCCCCTCCAACTTAAGATCATGCTGCTCACTATATCGGTGGTGTTTTTAACACTGCTGACAGCTGGCATTTTGGTCATTAAAAATGTCGCCGAAGACGAGCAGGCCGACATCAGCAAGCGGGCGCTGGACATCGGCCGGATGGTGGCGACGGTGCCGGCGGTGCAGCGGGCCATTTTGTCCGATAACCCGTCGGCCGTGCTGCAGCCCTTTGCCGAGCGGTGGCGTGTTGCCACCGGCGCGGCCTTCATTGTCATCGCCAACATGGACCAGATCCGTCTGTCTCACCCCATAACCGCCAACGTGGGTACGCCGATGGCCGATTTGTACCGGGAGCCGGTGCTGCATGGCCAGGAGTACGTCTATGTGGGTAAGGGCAGTCTGGCGCCGTCGCTTAGGGCCAATGTGCCGATTTATGCGCCGGACGATCCGGCGCGCCAGATTGGTTTTGTGTCGGTAGGTTTTTATCTTGACGACCTCAATAAAACCATTGCCGCCGGGACCAAACAGGTGCTGTACGCCCTGCTGATCGCACTGGCCTTCAGCGTGGGCGGCGCCGTGTACGTGGCGCGGGATGTGAAGAAGGCCATTTTCGGGCTGGAGCCCCATGAGATTGCCGCCCTGCTGCGGGAGCGCACCGCCACGCTTGAGGCCATCCGCGAAGGGGTGGTAGCCGTCGACAAACAGGGCTGCATCCGCATGCTCAACAGCGAGGCCGCCAAGCTGCTTGGCCTCAGGCCGGACGAGGCGGTAGGCCGGCCGATCGACGCCGTTCTGCCGGAAAACCGGCTGGGGCAGGTTATTCAAACCGGCCAGGCGGTGTACGACCAGGAACAGCGGGTTGGCGACATCATCATTTTCGCCAATAGTGTCCCGATTGTCGTCGATGGGGAAGTGACGGGAGTGGTCATCAGTTTCCGCGACCGGACCGAGGTGTACCGCCTTGCCGAGGAGATTACCGGCGTCCACCGGTTCGTTGAGGTTATGCGGGCCCAGGCGCATGAATACAAAAATAAGTTGCATGCTATCGGCGGCTTGGTGCAGCTTGGCCGGTATGAGCAGGCGGTAGACTTCATTACCGAAAACAGCTCGCCGCACCAGGGCTTGTTTGACCAGCTGCGCGGCACGGTAAAAGAAACGGTGACCTTTGCCCTGCTGTTAGGCAAGAGCAGCCGGGCGCGGGAGCTGGGCGCCGAACTGACGGTGACGCCGGACAGCGCCCTTACCGCCCTGCCGCGCCATTTCAGCGGCGGCGACATGGTGCTGGTGCTCGGCAACTTGATCGAAAATGCGCTTGAAGCGGTGCGGGCGGCCCCGGTCAGGCAGGTGACGGTGCGGCTGAGCGAAACGGCGGAGGGGCTGACGATCGCGGTGCGCAACAGCGGCCCCTGGATTGACGATGCTTTGGGTAGCCGGATTTACCAGCGCGGCGTGACGACCAAAGGCAGCGGCCGCGGCTACGGGCTGGCCCTGGTGGCGGAAAAGGTGAAGGTCAGCGGCGGCTCGGTCAGTCACCGCAACCTGCCGGAAGGCGGGGTTGAGTTTACCGTTTTCATTCCAAACCGATAG
- a CDS encoding tripartite tricarboxylate transporter permease, with product MDSTLSMFLAGLQLACQPENLLAVAVGCIVGTMIGVLPGVGPVSAVALLVPLSFGLPPATALIMMAGVYYGAMYGGSTTSILLNAPGESASVVTCIDGHKLALKGRAGSALGVAAIGSFIAGTLGVIVLMFLAPPLSQLAIAFQPPEYFALMVLALVASTSLGEGSLVKALISMCVGLAIGTIGQDVQTGTLRFTFGSSELVDGIDFLVAALGLFALSEVLSESVEPHALAKRIPFKSPYPTWQDLKRSFGAMLRGSGLGIFFGLLPGAGLITSPFVSYSVEKQLSKHPEEFGEGAIEGVAGPESANNGAAAAGFVPLLTLGLPGSATMALLLGIFMMWGIQPGPLLIPQHPEMFWSLVASMYVGNVMLLILNLPMVPLFAKIIDIPKPLLLPMILVFAFIGVYSVNSSTFDLWLVLAFGVMGFLMRLYRFPAAPLVMSLVLGPLMEKALRQGLTMSNGNPLIFFERPIALGVFILAAIFLCIPLVKARRRAKAAAAG from the coding sequence ATGGATAGTACATTATCAATGTTTCTGGCCGGTTTGCAGTTGGCCTGCCAGCCGGAAAATTTGCTGGCGGTGGCCGTGGGCTGCATTGTAGGCACGATGATCGGCGTGCTGCCTGGCGTCGGCCCGGTCAGCGCCGTTGCCCTGCTGGTGCCGCTGTCGTTCGGTTTGCCGCCGGCCACCGCGCTGATTATGATGGCCGGCGTGTATTACGGCGCCATGTATGGAGGCTCCACTACATCCATTTTGCTCAACGCCCCGGGCGAATCGGCGTCGGTCGTAACCTGCATCGACGGCCATAAGCTGGCCTTAAAAGGCCGGGCCGGCAGCGCCCTCGGTGTCGCCGCCATCGGCTCGTTCATCGCCGGGACGCTGGGCGTTATTGTCCTCATGTTTCTGGCGCCGCCGCTTAGCCAACTGGCCATTGCCTTCCAGCCGCCCGAGTATTTCGCCCTGATGGTTTTAGCCCTGGTCGCATCGACCTCGCTGGGCGAAGGTTCGCTGGTCAAGGCGCTTATCAGCATGTGCGTCGGCCTGGCCATCGGCACTATCGGTCAGGACGTGCAGACCGGCACCCTCCGTTTTACCTTTGGCAGTTCCGAATTAGTCGACGGCATCGATTTCCTCGTCGCCGCCCTCGGCCTGTTTGCCCTTTCCGAAGTCCTGTCGGAAAGCGTGGAACCCCATGCCCTTGCCAAACGCATTCCCTTCAAAAGCCCCTATCCTACCTGGCAGGACCTTAAGCGGTCGTTCGGCGCCATGCTGCGTGGCAGCGGCCTGGGGATTTTCTTTGGCCTACTACCCGGGGCGGGCCTGATAACTTCGCCGTTTGTGTCGTACAGCGTGGAGAAGCAGCTGTCCAAACATCCGGAAGAGTTTGGCGAGGGTGCCATCGAAGGGGTCGCCGGCCCTGAGTCGGCCAATAACGGCGCTGCCGCCGCCGGCTTTGTGCCCCTTCTTACCCTGGGTCTGCCCGGCTCGGCGACAATGGCCCTCCTGCTCGGCATTTTCATGATGTGGGGTATCCAGCCGGGCCCGCTACTCATCCCGCAGCACCCGGAAATGTTCTGGAGTCTGGTAGCCAGTATGTATGTCGGCAATGTCATGCTGCTCATCCTCAATCTGCCGATGGTGCCGCTTTTCGCCAAAATCATTGACATCCCCAAACCGCTGCTGTTACCCATGATTTTGGTCTTCGCCTTTATCGGCGTTTACTCGGTCAACAGCAGTACCTTCGACCTGTGGCTGGTACTGGCCTTTGGCGTCATGGGCTTTTTGATGCGGCTGTACCGCTTCCCGGCGGCGCCGCTGGTTATGTCGCTCGTGCTCGGGCCGCTAATGGAAAAGGCTTTGCGGCAGGGGCTGACGATGTCCAACGGCAACCCGCTGATTTTCTTTGAACGGCCCATCGCGCTGGGCGTATTCATCCTCGCGGCCATTTTTCTCTGTATTCCCTTGGTGAAAGCCAGAAGGCGTGCAAAAGCGGCGGCTGCTGGCTAA
- a CDS encoding tripartite tricarboxylate transporter TctB family protein — protein MKQWTSDRWIATGSIIVSVLYMLAAWKLPRFTMAAVVDAHVFPLFIGVCQLLLSLWLWMISSSDKKQDSPWQGLELKGGAFLLLLAAMYIEALEMLGFIITTFLFLALAPRCLGWQKWRVSVPLAAIVALGVFYLFNNILMVPLPEGIFAL, from the coding sequence GTGAAGCAATGGACGAGCGACCGCTGGATTGCCACCGGTTCAATCATCGTATCGGTCTTATACATGCTCGCGGCGTGGAAATTGCCGCGCTTTACCATGGCGGCCGTCGTGGACGCCCATGTTTTCCCTTTATTTATCGGCGTCTGTCAGCTGTTGTTATCGCTCTGGTTATGGATGATTTCCTCCTCGGATAAAAAACAGGACTCGCCCTGGCAGGGACTCGAGCTAAAGGGCGGCGCTTTTCTCCTGCTGCTGGCTGCCATGTATATTGAGGCGTTGGAAATGCTTGGCTTTATCATTACTACTTTTTTGTTCCTGGCCTTAGCCCCCCGCTGTCTGGGCTGGCAGAAATGGCGCGTCAGCGTGCCGTTGGCCGCAATCGTTGCCTTAGGCGTCTTTTATCTGTTCAACAACATTCTGATGGTGCCGCTGCCGGAAGGCATCTTTGCGCTCTAG
- a CDS encoding tripartite tricarboxylate transporter substrate binding protein — MRIRMTSLVALLLVLVMVVAGCGSSKESAKQQPKYPNGPITIIAPAGPGSGWDLTARSVAQVLTEKKIVPVAMPVENRAGGGGVVASSHIIENKKGDAHTLVVYSPPLLLTNLNGQTKNSYKDLTPIARLFSDYEFFGVKKDSKYKSLKEVLEALKADPKSVKVGGASAPGSMDHLAFMMAASKAGVNIKEVPYISFQGGGELIAALLGGSIDVISTSVGDVLGQVEAGNIRGLAVTSPERLKDPRVANIPTLKEQGIDATFEVWRGIFGPPNMPEHAKKYMVEAIEKMSKTEEWANTCKKYSWVPTYAPADEFTKFLDEQNKMLGDLLRSMNLIK; from the coding sequence ATGAGGATCAGAATGACCAGCCTGGTAGCCCTGTTACTCGTCTTGGTAATGGTCGTGGCCGGCTGTGGCAGCAGCAAGGAAAGCGCCAAACAGCAGCCCAAATATCCTAACGGGCCGATTACCATTATCGCGCCTGCCGGCCCGGGCAGCGGCTGGGACTTAACGGCCCGCAGCGTGGCCCAGGTGCTGACCGAGAAGAAGATCGTGCCGGTGGCCATGCCGGTGGAAAACCGTGCCGGTGGCGGCGGAGTGGTAGCCTCAAGCCACATCATCGAGAACAAAAAAGGCGACGCCCACACCCTTGTCGTCTATTCACCGCCGCTGCTCCTTACCAACCTGAACGGTCAGACCAAGAACAGCTATAAAGACCTGACGCCCATTGCCCGCCTGTTCTCCGACTATGAGTTTTTCGGAGTAAAGAAAGACTCTAAGTATAAGAGCCTGAAAGAAGTACTCGAAGCGCTGAAAGCCGACCCCAAGAGCGTTAAGGTCGGCGGCGCCTCCGCTCCCGGCAGCATGGACCACCTGGCCTTTATGATGGCCGCCAGCAAAGCGGGCGTAAATATAAAAGAAGTGCCGTATATCAGCTTCCAGGGCGGCGGCGAACTAATCGCGGCGCTGCTCGGCGGGTCGATCGACGTTATTTCAACCAGTGTGGGCGACGTCCTCGGCCAGGTTGAGGCCGGCAATATCCGCGGCCTGGCCGTCACTTCGCCCGAACGGTTGAAAGACCCCCGGGTGGCCAATATCCCGACGTTAAAAGAGCAGGGCATCGACGCTACTTTTGAGGTCTGGCGCGGTATTTTCGGTCCGCCTAACATGCCTGAACATGCGAAGAAGTACATGGTGGAAGCTATCGAGAAGATGAGCAAGACGGAAGAATGGGCCAATACCTGCAAGAAGTATAGCTGGGTGCCCACCTACGCGCCAGCTGATGAGTTTACCAAGTTCCTGGATGAGCAAAACAAAATGCTGGGTGACCTGCTGAGAAGCATGAACCTGATTAAGTAA
- a CDS encoding MIP/aquaporin family protein gives MTNLLGEFFGTAVLIVFGSGVVANVLLKKSKAEGAGWIVITAGWAFGVIMGVFCAIAAGAPQADLNPAVTLAKTLMGVYTVPHAVATMLAELAGAFTGAVIVWLAFLPHWEITEDQGAKLGIFCTGPAIRNYSANLLCEIIGTVILIVPIFAIFSKAVGGIAQGLGPYLVGILVWGIGLSLGGPTGYAINPARDLGPRLAHAVLPIPGKGGSDWSYAWVPIVGPFIGAIIAYFIGKTFGLI, from the coding sequence ATGACAAATCTGTTAGGAGAATTTTTTGGCACAGCGGTGCTCATTGTTTTCGGCAGTGGCGTAGTGGCCAACGTCCTGTTGAAAAAATCCAAAGCCGAGGGCGCCGGGTGGATTGTCATTACTGCCGGCTGGGCCTTCGGTGTTATTATGGGGGTATTCTGCGCCATTGCCGCCGGCGCGCCGCAGGCTGATCTTAATCCTGCGGTCACTTTAGCCAAAACGCTAATGGGCGTCTATACCGTACCCCACGCCGTAGCCACCATGCTGGCCGAGCTTGCCGGCGCGTTTACCGGCGCCGTAATCGTATGGCTGGCCTTTTTACCCCACTGGGAAATTACCGAAGATCAGGGAGCAAAACTGGGTATTTTCTGCACCGGCCCAGCGATCAGAAATTACTCTGCCAACCTGCTATGCGAAATTATCGGCACAGTCATCCTCATTGTCCCCATTTTTGCCATTTTCTCTAAAGCGGTCGGCGGCATCGCCCAAGGCCTTGGCCCCTACCTGGTCGGCATATTGGTGTGGGGTATCGGCCTTAGCCTCGGCGGACCGACAGGCTACGCCATCAACCCCGCCCGCGACCTCGGCCCGCGCCTCGCTCATGCCGTACTGCCTATTCCCGGTAAAGGCGGCTCTGACTGGAGCTACGCCTGGGTACCGATCGTCGGTCCGTTTATCGGCGCAATCATTGCTTACTTCATAGGCAAAACGTTCGGATTAATTTAA
- the glpK gene encoding glycerol kinase GlpK → MTKKYILALDQGTTSSRAIIFDDQANIVAVAQKEFTQIYPAPGWVEHNPEEIWSTQIGVVAEALAKADLKPENIAAIGITNQRETTVVWDKATGKPVYNAIVWQCRRTTSICDEIKAQGLAATFRQKTGLVVDAYFSGTKVKWILDNVEGARERAARGELLFGTIDTWLVWKLTGGKVHVTDYSNASRTLMYNIRELKWDDELLSILNVPKAMLPAVRPSSEIYGQTAPEVFFGAAVPIAGIAGDQQAALFGQTCFAPGMAKNTYGTGCFMLMNTGEKLYDSQNGLLTTIAWGLGGKVEYALEGSIFIAGAAIQWLRDGLKIIETAPDSEYFARKVASTDGVYVVPAFVGLGAPYWDMKARGAILGLTRGTTKAHIIRATLDSLAYQTKDVLGAMEADSGIKLQALKVDGGAVANNLLMQFQADILNVPVDRPQVTETTALGAAYLAGLAAGVWRSKEDLINNWKLDRRFTPAMDDTKRAKLYSGWQKAVKRAMDWED, encoded by the coding sequence ATGACGAAAAAATATATATTGGCGCTTGACCAAGGCACAACTAGCTCACGGGCGATTATTTTTGACGACCAAGCTAACATCGTTGCTGTTGCCCAAAAAGAGTTTACCCAAATCTATCCCGCACCGGGCTGGGTAGAACACAACCCGGAAGAAATCTGGAGCACCCAGATTGGCGTAGTGGCAGAAGCGCTGGCCAAAGCTGACCTTAAACCCGAGAATATCGCCGCCATCGGCATTACCAACCAGCGCGAAACCACCGTCGTGTGGGACAAAGCCACTGGCAAGCCGGTGTATAACGCCATCGTCTGGCAATGTCGCCGCACTACATCTATCTGCGACGAAATAAAAGCCCAGGGGCTGGCAGCGACCTTCCGCCAAAAAACCGGCCTGGTAGTCGACGCGTATTTTTCCGGCACCAAGGTAAAATGGATCCTCGATAACGTGGAAGGCGCCAGAGAACGCGCTGCCCGCGGCGAGCTTCTTTTCGGCACTATCGACACCTGGCTTGTTTGGAAGCTCACCGGCGGCAAAGTGCATGTCACCGACTACTCCAACGCATCACGCACCCTTATGTATAATATCCGCGAGCTCAAGTGGGATGACGAACTCTTATCCATCCTCAACGTGCCCAAAGCCATGCTGCCAGCTGTGCGCCCGTCCAGCGAAATATACGGCCAAACCGCCCCGGAGGTCTTCTTCGGTGCGGCCGTACCTATTGCCGGCATCGCCGGCGACCAGCAAGCAGCGCTATTCGGACAGACGTGCTTTGCTCCCGGTATGGCGAAAAACACTTACGGTACCGGTTGCTTCATGCTAATGAACACCGGCGAAAAATTGTACGACTCGCAGAATGGTCTCTTAACCACTATCGCTTGGGGGCTAGGCGGCAAAGTCGAATATGCCCTGGAAGGCAGCATCTTTATTGCCGGCGCTGCAATTCAATGGCTAAGGGACGGACTGAAAATCATCGAAACTGCACCTGACTCCGAATATTTTGCCCGCAAAGTAGCAAGCACCGACGGCGTCTATGTCGTACCGGCGTTTGTCGGCCTAGGCGCACCTTACTGGGATATGAAGGCACGCGGCGCCATCCTCGGCCTTACCCGCGGCACAACCAAGGCGCATATCATCCGGGCCACTCTCGATTCGCTTGCCTATCAGACCAAAGACGTGCTCGGCGCCATGGAAGCCGACTCGGGGATAAAACTGCAAGCGCTTAAAGTAGACGGCGGCGCAGTTGCCAACAATTTGCTTATGCAGTTTCAGGCCGACATCCTCAACGTGCCTGTTGACCGCCCGCAAGTTACCGAGACTACCGCTCTGGGAGCCGCATATCTTGCCGGCCTAGCGGCAGGCGTTTGGCGCAGCAAAGAGGATCTGATTAATAATTGGAAGCTTGATCGCCGCTTCACCCCCGCCATGGATGATACCAAGCGGGCGAAGCTGTACAGCGGCTGGCAAAAAGCCGTAAAGCGCGCGATGGATTGGGAAGATTAG
- a CDS encoding NAD(P)/FAD-dependent oxidoreductase: MKADVVIVGGGIVGAAIARELAKYALDVILVERHPDVAMETTKANSGILHAGFDAPTGSLKTRLNVRGNELYRQLHSELDLEIKWTGSLVVARDTSDLKTLEELLARGKANGVTGLVMLDREATLAREPNLNKDITGALWAPTAGVICPFGAAIAMIENAVHNGVRVLTECAVEKIVTASHRICGAQTNKGFISAPFVINAAGVHADELSRTAGDSSFAIRARKGEYILFDKTAGNLVNTVIFPTPTKVSKGILVSPTVHGNLFIGPNAYEVDDRTDLASTPAGMEEIISGARKMVPNLPLHATITQFAGLRAAADDGDFVIRASATVKGLIHAAGIQSPGLTAAPAIAEMVAGILHEQGLDLRPKADFNPIRRRRPKFHQLPRDEQRRLVAQNPLYGRIICRCESITEGEIVDAIQAPCGARTVDAVKRRTRAGMGRCQGGFCGPRVVAILARELGIPVTAVRKDTAHSYLFYAKLPADRYCSSCEVTNHD; the protein is encoded by the coding sequence ATGAAAGCAGACGTAGTCATCGTCGGCGGCGGCATCGTCGGCGCAGCAATTGCCCGCGAGCTAGCCAAATATGCACTTGACGTCATCCTTGTCGAACGCCATCCGGATGTTGCCATGGAAACTACCAAGGCCAACAGCGGCATATTGCACGCCGGTTTTGATGCGCCGACCGGTTCGCTCAAAACCAGGCTGAACGTGCGCGGCAATGAGCTGTATCGCCAGCTGCACAGTGAACTTGACCTAGAAATTAAGTGGACTGGCTCGCTGGTCGTCGCCCGCGACACGAGCGATCTGAAAACACTGGAAGAGCTATTGGCCCGCGGCAAGGCCAACGGTGTAACAGGTTTGGTCATGTTAGACCGCGAGGCGACGCTAGCGCGCGAGCCCAACTTAAACAAGGACATTACCGGTGCGCTCTGGGCGCCAACAGCAGGCGTGATTTGTCCGTTCGGCGCGGCCATCGCTATGATAGAAAACGCCGTGCACAATGGCGTGCGCGTTTTGACCGAGTGCGCGGTCGAAAAAATCGTCACCGCAAGTCATCGCATATGCGGCGCGCAAACTAACAAGGGTTTTATCAGTGCGCCCTTTGTCATCAATGCTGCCGGCGTGCACGCCGACGAACTTAGCCGGACGGCCGGCGACAGTAGTTTTGCCATAAGAGCGCGCAAAGGCGAATACATCTTGTTTGACAAAACAGCAGGCAATTTAGTAAACACCGTCATTTTTCCGACACCGACCAAAGTTTCGAAAGGCATTCTCGTCAGCCCCACCGTCCATGGCAACCTGTTCATCGGCCCCAATGCTTACGAAGTTGACGACCGCACTGACTTGGCCAGTACGCCCGCGGGCATGGAAGAGATTATTAGCGGCGCCCGCAAGATGGTGCCCAACCTCCCCTTGCACGCTACCATTACCCAGTTTGCCGGCCTGCGCGCAGCCGCCGACGACGGCGACTTTGTCATCAGGGCGTCAGCTACTGTCAAGGGGCTTATCCATGCGGCCGGTATCCAGTCTCCCGGCCTGACGGCGGCACCGGCCATCGCCGAAATGGTAGCAGGCATCTTACACGAGCAGGGGCTTGACCTGCGCCCCAAAGCTGACTTTAACCCTATCCGCCGACGGCGGCCCAAATTTCACCAGCTGCCGCGTGACGAGCAGCGCCGACTGGTCGCGCAAAACCCACTCTACGGCCGGATTATCTGTCGCTGCGAGTCAATCACTGAAGGTGAGATTGTTGACGCTATTCAGGCGCCATGCGGTGCCAGGACAGTTGACGCCGTAAAACGGCGCACCCGCGCGGGTATGGGCCGGTGCCAGGGAGGTTTTTGCGGGCCGCGCGTTGTCGCCATTTTAGCCCGCGAGCTGGGTATTCCCGTGACCGCGGTACGCAAGGACACCGCCCACTCTTATCTGTTTTACGCTAAACTGCCCGCTGATAGATATTGCAGCTCTTGCGAGGTGACCAACCATGACTAA
- a CDS encoding NAD(P)/FAD-dependent oxidoreductase: MTKSSSTLCYDVAIIGGGPAGLAAALSARQTGAEKVLIIERDREPGGILQQCIHNGFGLHRFHEELTGPGYAHRFIKMVADDPKITVMLDTMALEVSPDKTVWAVNPQAGLVAIHAKAVVFAMGCRERTRGAIRIPGYRPAGVFTAGAAQRMVNMEGYLPGKRVVILGSGDIGLIMARRMTLEGAKVEAVIEIMPYSNGLTRNIVQCLEDYGIPLYLSHTITFIHGRERVTGVTVAKVDKQLSPIPGSEFDIACDCILLSVGLIPENELSRAAGVAIDNITGGPIVDQFRHTSLSGFFAAGNVVHVHDLVDFVSEEGDIAGKYAARYARGELAASAQQVSVLPGDGIRSVVPQRLTLETASDPVRLFLRVAKPAKEITLQMISAGKILLERRLPVAKPSEMIVIELPADKLQTICEQIEIKAVKSSCAKLNAK; this comes from the coding sequence ATGACTAAAAGTAGCAGCACCCTTTGTTACGACGTGGCGATCATCGGCGGCGGCCCGGCCGGCCTGGCGGCAGCCTTAAGCGCACGCCAAACCGGCGCTGAAAAAGTGTTGATCATTGAACGTGACCGCGAGCCTGGCGGCATCCTCCAGCAGTGCATCCACAACGGTTTTGGCCTCCACCGGTTTCACGAAGAACTTACCGGCCCAGGTTATGCCCACCGGTTTATAAAAATGGTGGCTGACGACCCCAAAATCACGGTTATGCTCGACACCATGGCGCTTGAGGTTAGTCCGGACAAAACGGTCTGGGCCGTAAACCCCCAGGCCGGACTGGTAGCTATCCACGCCAAAGCGGTTGTTTTTGCCATGGGCTGTCGGGAGCGCACCCGGGGTGCCATCCGCATCCCAGGCTACCGTCCAGCGGGCGTGTTTACTGCCGGTGCCGCCCAACGCATGGTAAATATGGAAGGGTACTTGCCAGGCAAACGGGTTGTCATCTTAGGATCAGGCGATATTGGCCTAATTATGGCCCGCCGCATGACGCTCGAGGGCGCCAAAGTCGAAGCCGTCATTGAGATCATGCCTTATTCTAACGGCCTTACGCGCAACATTGTCCAGTGTCTTGAAGATTATGGCATTCCGCTGTACTTGTCCCATACCATCACCTTTATTCACGGGCGCGAACGTGTAACTGGTGTAACGGTAGCTAAAGTCGACAAACAGCTAAGCCCCATTCCCGGCAGCGAGTTTGACATTGCCTGCGACTGCATCCTTTTGTCAGTTGGCCTCATCCCGGAAAACGAGCTGTCCCGCGCTGCCGGCGTGGCCATCGACAACATCACCGGCGGTCCGATCGTCGACCAGTTCCGCCACACATCATTAAGCGGCTTTTTTGCCGCCGGTAATGTTGTACATGTTCATGACTTAGTGGACTTTGTATCCGAGGAAGGCGACATCGCCGGCAAATATGCGGCGCGGTACGCCCGTGGCGAGCTTGCCGCATCGGCGCAACAGGTAAGTGTGCTCCCCGGCGACGGCATACGCTCGGTTGTCCCGCAGCGCCTTACATTGGAAACTGCCAGCGACCCTGTGCGCTTATTTCTGCGCGTCGCCAAACCGGCTAAGGAAATCACCCTCCAAATGATATCTGCCGGCAAAATCCTCCTAGAGCGCCGGTTGCCAGTCGCCAAACCCAGCGAGATGATTGTCATCGAGCTTCCTGCTGATAAACTGCAAACCATTTGTGAACAAATAGAAATCAAGGCGGTGAAATCATCATGCGCAAAACTAAACGCCAAATAA
- a CDS encoding DUF1667 domain-containing protein, with translation MRKTKRQISCIVCPMSCVGEIELEGGNITSVTGFTCLRGQQYAREEVTAPKRMLTTTVQVSGGLLPLLPVVSRQPLPKDKIIDCVRCLTNITVKAPIRAGDVVCANILGLGVDIIASRDLPAHAG, from the coding sequence ATGCGCAAAACTAAACGCCAAATAAGCTGCATAGTTTGCCCTATGAGCTGTGTAGGGGAAATAGAACTTGAAGGTGGTAACATAACCTCCGTAACTGGGTTTACCTGTCTGCGCGGCCAACAGTATGCGCGCGAAGAGGTAACAGCGCCCAAACGTATGTTAACAACCACCGTACAGGTCAGCGGCGGCCTACTCCCGCTTCTTCCAGTAGTCTCCCGCCAGCCGCTGCCAAAAGACAAAATTATCGACTGTGTGCGCTGTTTGACAAATATAACCGTAAAAGCACCTATCCGTGCAGGCGATGTTGTCTGCGCCAACATTCTCGGTCTCGGTGTAGACATTATCGCCAGCCGCGACCTGCCTGCCCACGCCGGTTAG